A region of Salvia splendens isolate huo1 chromosome 17, SspV2, whole genome shotgun sequence DNA encodes the following proteins:
- the LOC121775378 gene encoding non-specific phospholipase C3-like: protein MPETPTDYPIKTVVILVQENRSFDHMLGWMKSINPEINGVTGQESNPLSTSDLSSSRVFYGHQSGNIEPDPGHSFEACYEQIYGVPWSQESASNHNLSPTMEGFAQQAETIEKGMANIVMNGFKPEQLPVYKELVSEYAVCDRWFSSAPTLTQPNRLFIHSATSHGATENDTKMLIEGYPQKTIFESVEEGGHSFGIYYQYPPSTLFYRNLRKLKYIDNFHQFDLSFKRHCKDGKLPNYVVIEQRYFETILAPGNDDHPPHDVSEGQKFIKEVYEALRSSPQWNEILFIIIYDEHGGFYDHVPTPATGVPSPEDIVGPEPYNFKFDRLGVRVPAILISPWIEPGTVLHGPSGPYPTSEYEHSSIPATVKKIFNLKSFLTKRDAWAGTFECVVNRTSPRTDCPVELSEPGKMRERKANEEVELTEFQKELVQMCAALRGDHGEVKDMKVAEAVDYVGGAYRKFLDDCDSAVKNGEDESHIVCLAHQPQQKRVSKSFAGKLFACCACGRDQAVQ, encoded by the exons ATGCCCGAGACTCCCACAGATTACCCCATCAAGACAGTAGTGATCCTAGTCCAAGAAAACCGATCATTCGATCATATGCTAGGATGGATGAAGTCCATCAACCCTGAAATCAATGGCGTCACAGGCCAAGAATCCAACCCTCTCTCCACCTCCGATCTCAGTTCAAGTCGCGTCTTCTATGGCCACCAATCCGGAAACATTGAGCCTGATCCTGGCCACTCTTTTGAAGCATGCTACGAGCAAATCTATGGCGTTCCATGGAGTCAGGAATCAGCCTCTAACCACAATCTGTCTCCTACAATGGAAGGCTTTGCTCAGCAAGCGGAGACCATAGAGAAAGGAATGGCCAACATAGTGATGAACGGCTTCAAACCGGAGCAGCTGCCTGTTTACAAGGAGCTGGTATCGGAGTATGCAGTTTGTGATCGATGGTTCTCTTCCGCTCCCACTTTGACACAGCCAAACAGGCTCTTCATACACTCTGCAACGTCCCACGGTGCAACAGAAAACGACACGAAGATGCTGATTGAAGGCTATCCACAGAAGACCATCTTTGAGTCTGTGGAGGAGGGAGGTCACTCATTTGGGATATACTATCAGTATCCTCCTTCAACTCTCTTCTACAG GAACCTGAGAAAATTGAAGTACATAGACAACTTTCACCAATTTGATCTGAGCTTCAAAAGGCACTGCAAGGATGGGAAGCTACCAAACTACGTAGTGATAGAACAGAGGTATTTCGAGACAATACTGGCCCCGGGAAACGACGATCATCCGCCCCACGACGTCTCAGAAGGCCAGAAATTCATCAAGGAAGTGTACGAGGCACTCAGATCAAGCCCACAGTGGAATGAAATCCTATTCATCATCATATATGACGAGCACGGCGGATTCTATGATCACGTCCCCACCCCCGCCACCGGCGTTCCTAGTCCGGAAGACATCGTTGGCCCCGAGCCTTACAACTTCAAATTCGACCGCCTCGGAGTCAGAGTCCCCGCAATCTTGATTTCCCCTTGGATTGAGCCCGGAACAG TGCTGCATGGACCTTCCGGGCCATATCCGACGTCGGAATACGAGCATTCATCGATTCCAGCAACGGTGAAGAAGATTTTCAATCTGAAAAGCTTCTTAACAAAACGGGACGCTTGGGCGGGGACGTTCGAGTGTGTCGTAAACAGGACTAGTCCAAGAACAGACTGCCCCG TTGAGCTGTCGGAGCCGGGGAAGATGAGGGAGAGGAAGGCGAACGAGGAGGTGGAGCTGACGGAGTTTCAGAAGGAGCTGGTGCAGATGTGTGCGGCGTTGAGAGGCGATCATGGAGAGGTGAAGGATATGAAGGTGGCTGAGGCGGTTGATTACGTGGGAGGCGCGTATCGGAAGTTCTTGGATGACTGCGACAGCGCGGTGAAGAATGGAGAGGATGAGTCGCATATTGTGTGCCTCGCGCATC
- the LOC121775379 gene encoding RING-H2 finger protein ATL52-like yields MGSVGNPNPWAPYENYRDCSQGICSIYCPQFCYLIFPPPPPSDDDSGAPFSPLIIAIIGVLASAFLLVSYYTLVTRYCRRRRSGGAEGRGGGGDDSSPEQWQVALDGLDESLIKTITVCKYKKGEGLIEGTDCAVCLSEFEDDESLRLLPKCSHAFHLPCIDTWLKSQSNCPLCRASVVVVVHHPSPPPIPTNLHQSSPPAAATANSYQFERRDDELVLVVDDQSSHSQEMVVIETDAGEDENPQIGEDQYRRSVSLDTFPQQLLISDILKFEDIDEQGQNWRGVGSSKGFLRSPASMKRSISAGGFVFRINEAAAKF; encoded by the coding sequence ATggggagtgttggaaatccCAATCCATGGGCTCCTTATGAGAACTACAGAGATTGCTCACAGGGGATTTGCAGCATCTACTGCCCTCAATTCTGCTACTTGATCttccctcctccgccgccgtccGACGATGATTCCGGCGCCCCCTTCTCCCCTCTTATAATCGCCATCATCGGCGTGCTGGCCAGCGCCTTCCTCCTCGTCAGCTACTACACCCTCGTCACGAGATACTGCCGGCGGAGGAGGAGCGGCGGCGCGGAGGgtcgcggcggcggcggagacgATTCTTCGCCGGAGCAGTGGCAGGTGGCGCTGGACGGGTTGGACGAGTCCCTAATCAAGACCATAACCGTCTGCAAATACAAAAAGGGCGAGGGGTTGATCGAGGGCACCGATTGCGCCGTCTGCCTCAGCGAATTCGAGGATGACGAATCGCTGCGGCTCCTCCCCAAATGCAGCCACGCCTTCCACCTCCCCTGCATCGACACGTGGCTCAAATCGCAGTCCAATTGCCCCCTCTGCCGCGCCAgcgtcgtcgtcgtggttcatcaCCCTTCCCCTCCTCCGATTCCAACCAATCTCCATCAATCGTCGCctccggcggcggcgacggcgaaTTCCTACCAATTTGAGAGGCGTGACGACGAATTGGTGCTGGTGGTGGATGATCAGAGCTCTCACTCTCAAGAGATGGTTGTGATTGAAACCGACGCCGGCGAGGATGAAAACCCCCAAATTGGGGAGGATCAGTATAGACGATCGGTATCCCTAGACACATTTCCGCAGCAGCTCTTGATCTCTGATATTCTGAAATTTGAAGATATCGATGAGCAAGGACAGAATTGGAGGGGCGTTGGATCGTCAAAGGGCTTTCTGCGAAGCCCGGCTTCGATGAAGAGGTCGATTTCGGCCGGTGGATTCGTGTTCCGAATCAATGAGGCCGCTGCCAAATTTTAG